Proteins encoded by one window of Sulfurospirillum barnesii SES-3:
- a CDS encoding iron-containing alcohol dehydrogenase, whose translation MENFTFWNPTRIEFGIDKEKEIGKHLEANGIKKVLLAYGSERIKKDGLFDTVAASLKAHNIAFVELGGIVSNPLLSKVYEGISVAKAHNVDAILAVGGGSVLDSSKAIAAGALTENDVWDFFLGKATVEKALPIFDIITLAATGSEMNHGAVITNDATHQKYFIQAPALFPKVSIINPQLQSSVSKEYLVYSASDVIAHCIEGYFTATTHPLFISKQIEVIITTVMETTEKLLENPNDDEARGEFAWAATCALNGLTHVGVAGIGFPNHMIEHAISAMCNIPHGAGLSIVMPAWMKWYRQYNETQFTRFATTIFGQKSAEEGIEALEAWFRKIGTPTKFSEYGIEEKSLPVIIENAVDNAHYFGMEKVYTKEVIAEILKNAL comes from the coding sequence ATGGAAAATTTCACTTTTTGGAACCCAACACGCATTGAGTTTGGGATAGATAAAGAAAAAGAAATAGGCAAGCACTTAGAAGCAAATGGCATTAAAAAAGTGTTACTTGCCTATGGAAGTGAGCGTATTAAAAAAGATGGACTGTTTGACACGGTCGCAGCGAGTCTTAAGGCACACAACATTGCTTTTGTTGAATTAGGCGGTATCGTGAGCAATCCTCTGCTCTCTAAAGTCTATGAGGGTATCAGCGTTGCCAAAGCGCACAACGTCGATGCCATTTTGGCAGTTGGTGGTGGTTCGGTGTTGGATAGTTCCAAAGCCATTGCCGCAGGTGCGCTCACAGAGAATGATGTGTGGGATTTTTTCTTAGGCAAAGCAACGGTTGAAAAAGCATTGCCCATTTTTGATATTATCACGCTTGCCGCCACAGGCAGTGAGATGAACCATGGAGCGGTCATTACTAACGATGCAACGCATCAAAAGTATTTTATTCAAGCACCCGCACTCTTCCCAAAAGTCTCTATCATCAACCCTCAACTTCAAAGCAGTGTGAGCAAAGAGTATTTGGTCTATTCGGCTTCTGATGTGATTGCACACTGTATTGAGGGCTATTTTACGGCAACGACGCATCCTCTCTTTATCAGTAAGCAGATTGAAGTGATTATTACAACCGTGATGGAGACCACAGAGAAGCTTCTAGAAAATCCAAACGATGATGAGGCAAGGGGCGAATTTGCATGGGCGGCTACGTGTGCTTTAAACGGCTTAACGCATGTGGGTGTTGCGGGCATTGGTTTTCCAAATCACATGATAGAACATGCCATCTCCGCTATGTGCAATATTCCTCATGGTGCGGGGCTTTCGATTGTGATGCCTGCGTGGATGAAGTGGTATCGCCAATACAATGAAACGCAATTTACTCGTTTTGCCACAACCATTTTTGGACAAAAAAGTGCTGAAGAAGGCATAGAGGCGCTGGAGGCATGGTTTAGAAAAATTGGTACACCAACGAAATTTTCAGAGTATGGAATTGAAGAAAAATCACTTCCTGTAATTATCGAAAATGCTGTCGATAACGCCCACTATTTTGGAATGGAAAAAGTTTATACTAAAGAGGTCATTGCTGAAATTCTCAAAAATGCTTTATAA